The proteins below are encoded in one region of Aeromonas jandaei:
- the cysN gene encoding sulfate adenylyltransferase subunit CysN: MNSHIQTAITEQGIEAYLHAQQHKSLLRFLTCGSVDDGKSTLIGRLLHDSQQIYEDQLKALESDSQKLGTTGEKLDLALLVDGLQAEREQGITIDVAYRYFSTAKRKFIISDTPGHEQYTRNMATGASTCDLAIILIDARKGVLDQTRRHSFIASLLGIKQFVVAVNKMDLVEFSQEVFERISADYREFAKKLSVDTIHIVPVSALDGDNVVNPSDKLAWYQGETLLALLESAEVERELERHPVRLPVQYVNRPNLDFRGFAGTLASGILRVGDRLAVLPSGKESTVTRIVTFDGDLEYALPGQAITVTFADEIDISRGDLLVDAANRPQVTQNLLAHIVWMGEESLQPGRVYDVKLATKKSRGQVEAIRHRIEINKLDELPASELKLNEIGLCELSLTDPVAFDSYQEIRDTGSFILIDRLSNVTVGAGMIVEGLAAKAVKGHYSEFEIELNALVRKHFPHWQALTIGNDSGKS, encoded by the coding sequence ATGAACAGCCATATTCAGACCGCCATCACCGAACAGGGTATCGAAGCCTATCTGCACGCCCAGCAGCACAAGAGTCTGCTGCGTTTTCTCACCTGCGGCAGCGTGGATGACGGCAAGAGCACCCTTATCGGTCGCCTGCTGCACGACTCCCAGCAGATTTATGAAGATCAGCTCAAAGCGCTGGAGTCCGACAGCCAGAAGCTCGGCACCACCGGCGAGAAGCTGGACTTGGCGCTGCTGGTGGATGGCCTGCAAGCGGAGCGCGAGCAGGGCATCACCATCGATGTGGCCTACCGCTATTTCTCCACCGCCAAGCGCAAATTTATCATCTCGGATACCCCGGGCCACGAGCAGTACACCCGCAACATGGCCACCGGCGCCTCCACCTGCGATCTCGCCATCATATTGATCGATGCCCGCAAAGGCGTGCTGGATCAGACCCGCCGCCACAGCTTTATCGCCAGCCTGCTCGGCATCAAGCAGTTCGTGGTGGCGGTCAACAAGATGGACCTGGTGGAGTTCAGTCAGGAGGTGTTCGAGCGCATCAGTGCCGACTACCGCGAGTTCGCCAAGAAGCTCAGCGTCGACACCATCCATATCGTGCCGGTCTCGGCGCTGGACGGCGACAACGTGGTCAACCCAAGCGACAAGCTGGCCTGGTATCAGGGGGAAACCCTGCTTGCGCTGCTGGAGTCTGCGGAAGTGGAGCGCGAGCTGGAGCGCCATCCGGTGCGCCTGCCGGTGCAGTATGTGAACCGCCCCAACCTAGATTTTCGCGGCTTCGCGGGGACGCTCGCCTCCGGCATCCTGCGGGTCGGCGACCGCCTCGCTGTGCTGCCGTCCGGCAAAGAGAGCACGGTAACCCGCATCGTCACCTTCGACGGCGATCTGGAGTACGCCCTGCCGGGTCAGGCCATCACGGTCACCTTCGCCGACGAGATCGACATCAGCCGCGGCGACCTGCTGGTGGATGCAGCCAACCGTCCGCAAGTGACCCAGAACCTGCTGGCCCACATCGTCTGGATGGGGGAGGAGTCCCTGCAACCGGGCCGGGTCTACGACGTCAAGCTCGCCACCAAGAAGAGTCGCGGTCAGGTGGAGGCTATCCGCCACCGCATCGAGATCAACAAGCTCGACGAGCTGCCCGCCAGCGAGCTCAAGCTCAACGAGATCGGCCTGTGCGAGCTGAGCCTGACCGACCCGGTGGCGTTCGACTCGTATCAGGAGATCCGCGACACCGGCAGCTTTATCCTGATCGACCGGCTGAGCAACGTCACCGTCGGCGCCGGCATGATAGTGGAAGGCCTAGCCGCGAAAGCGGTAAAAGGGCACTACAGCGAGTTTGAAATCGAGCTCAATGCGCTGGTGCGCAAGCACTTCCCCCACTGGCAGGCGCTGACCATCGGCAACGACAGCGGCAAGTCATAG
- the cysD gene encoding sulfate adenylyltransferase subunit CysD — MDRERLTHLQQLEAESIHIIREVAAEFENPVMMYSIGKDSSVMLHLARKAFYPGKIPFPLLHVDTDWKFKEMITFRDETAKKYGLDLIVHKNPEGLAMGINPFVHGSGKHTDIMKTEGLKQALNKYGFDAAFGGARRDEEKSRAKERVYSFRDKSHRWDPKNQRPELWRVYNSQVNKGESIRVFPLSNWTELDIWQYIYLENIDIVPLYFAAHRPVVERNGIKIMVDDDRMPLTAEDEVKQELVRFRTLGCYPLTGAIESAATTLPEIIEEMLLTTSSERQGRLIDHDQAGSMEQKKRQGYF; from the coding sequence ATGGATCGTGAAAGATTGACCCACTTGCAGCAGCTGGAAGCCGAGAGCATCCACATCATCCGCGAGGTGGCTGCCGAATTTGAAAACCCGGTGATGATGTACTCCATCGGCAAGGACTCCTCCGTCATGCTGCATCTGGCCCGCAAGGCCTTCTATCCGGGCAAGATCCCGTTCCCCTTGCTCCATGTCGACACCGACTGGAAGTTCAAGGAGATGATCACCTTCCGCGACGAGACCGCCAAGAAGTACGGGCTGGATCTGATCGTCCACAAGAACCCGGAAGGGCTCGCCATGGGCATCAACCCCTTCGTCCACGGCAGCGGCAAGCACACCGACATCATGAAGACCGAGGGGCTCAAGCAGGCGCTCAACAAATATGGCTTCGACGCCGCCTTCGGAGGAGCCCGTCGCGACGAAGAGAAGTCCCGCGCCAAGGAGCGGGTCTACTCCTTCCGTGACAAGTCTCACCGCTGGGATCCGAAGAACCAGCGCCCCGAGCTGTGGCGCGTCTACAACAGCCAGGTCAACAAGGGGGAGAGCATCCGAGTGTTCCCGCTCTCCAACTGGACCGAACTGGATATCTGGCAATACATCTATCTCGAGAACATCGACATAGTGCCGCTCTACTTCGCGGCCCATCGCCCGGTGGTGGAGCGCAACGGCATCAAGATCATGGTGGATGACGATCGCATGCCGCTCACCGCCGAGGATGAGGTGAAGCAAGAGCTGGTGCGCTTCCGCACCCTCGGTTGCTACCCGCTGACCGGAGCCATCGAATCCGCTGCCACCACCTTGCCGGAAATTATTGAAGAGATGCTGCTCACCACCTCGAGCGAGCGGCAAGGGCGGCTGATTGACCACGATCAGGCCGGCTCCATGGAGCAGAAGAAGCGTCAGGGATATTTCTAA
- the cysG gene encoding siroheme synthase CysG translates to MDYLPMFAKLDGRPVLLVGGGEVALRKARLLLAAGARLTIVSPELEPEFTEFSGRFTHLAERFTPAHLAGQILVVAATDNLEVNALVYQSANQLGLFVNVVDDPKRSSFIFPSIIDRSPLMVAVSSGGKAPVLVRLLRERLESLLPRHLGGLTELSGRVRDKAKRVLSSISDRRRFWERAFASNTLASLIEKEDWQGAEQWLSDGLDQAKSEVGEVVLVGAGPGDPGLLTLKALQQIQQAEVVLYDQLVSAEILDLVRRDATLVSVGKKAGAHSVPQEETNRLLVDYAKAGNRVVRLKGGDPFMFGRGGEELEVLADEGIPFSVVPGITAAAGATAYAGIPLTHRDYAQSAVFITGHCQKEGKEPDWQQLAATSQTLVIYMGLMRSEHIQQQLVDHGRSQATPIAIIERGTTSRQRVLTGTLADLAELAKQAVSPSLIVIGEVVALRERLAWFGEQSGERLRANPDLDGCDLKLVQLA, encoded by the coding sequence ATGGATTATTTGCCGATGTTTGCCAAGTTGGACGGGCGCCCGGTGCTGCTGGTGGGCGGGGGCGAAGTGGCCCTGCGCAAAGCGCGCCTGCTGCTGGCGGCCGGTGCCAGACTGACCATCGTCTCCCCGGAGCTTGAACCCGAATTCACGGAATTTTCCGGTCGTTTTACCCATCTGGCCGAGCGCTTCACTCCGGCCCATCTGGCAGGCCAGATTTTGGTGGTGGCGGCGACCGACAACCTCGAAGTCAATGCCCTCGTTTATCAGAGTGCCAACCAGCTGGGTCTGTTCGTCAACGTGGTGGATGACCCCAAGCGCTCCAGCTTTATCTTCCCCTCGATCATCGATCGCTCGCCGCTGATGGTGGCGGTCTCCAGTGGCGGCAAGGCGCCGGTGCTGGTGCGCCTGCTGCGCGAACGGCTGGAGAGCCTGCTGCCGCGCCATCTTGGTGGGCTGACCGAGCTCTCCGGCCGGGTCCGTGACAAGGCCAAGCGGGTGCTCTCCTCGATTTCCGATCGTCGCCGCTTCTGGGAGCGCGCCTTTGCCTCCAACACCCTCGCCAGCCTGATTGAAAAAGAGGATTGGCAAGGTGCCGAGCAGTGGCTGAGCGATGGCCTCGACCAGGCGAAAAGCGAAGTGGGCGAGGTGGTGTTGGTCGGCGCGGGGCCCGGTGATCCGGGCCTGTTGACCCTCAAGGCGCTGCAACAGATTCAACAGGCTGAAGTGGTGCTCTACGACCAGCTGGTCTCCGCCGAGATCCTCGATCTGGTGCGCCGCGACGCCACCCTGGTGTCGGTCGGCAAGAAGGCGGGTGCCCACAGCGTGCCGCAGGAGGAGACCAATCGCCTGCTGGTGGACTACGCCAAGGCGGGCAACCGGGTGGTGCGGCTGAAAGGGGGCGATCCCTTCATGTTTGGCCGTGGTGGCGAGGAGCTGGAAGTGCTGGCCGATGAAGGTATCCCCTTCTCGGTGGTGCCCGGTATCACGGCTGCTGCCGGTGCCACCGCCTATGCCGGTATTCCGCTGACTCACCGTGATTACGCCCAGAGCGCCGTCTTTATCACAGGTCACTGCCAAAAAGAGGGTAAGGAGCCCGACTGGCAGCAGCTCGCTGCCACCAGTCAGACCCTTGTCATCTACATGGGGCTGATGCGCTCCGAGCATATCCAGCAGCAGTTGGTGGATCACGGTCGAAGCCAAGCCACTCCCATCGCCATCATCGAGCGAGGAACCACATCCCGCCAGCGGGTGTTGACCGGCACTCTGGCCGATTTGGCCGAGTTGGCCAAACAGGCGGTGAGCCCGTCGCTTATCGTCATCGGCGAAGTTGTCGCCCTGCGCGAGCGGCTCGCCTGGTTTGGGGAGCAGAGTGGCGAGCGGCTTCGCGCTAACCCGGATCTCGATGGCTGCGACCTCAAGCTGGTGCAGCTGGCCTGA